One window from the genome of Maridesulfovibrio zosterae DSM 11974 encodes:
- a CDS encoding TM1266 family iron-only hydrogenase system putative regulator, with protein sequence MDKRLGIIGITIKNRFKAAPKVNQTLSEHGEIIVGRMGLPFREKDVNVIGLIIEATTDEVGALTGKLGMLEGVKVKSLLV encoded by the coding sequence TAGGTATAATCGGGATAACAATTAAAAACAGATTCAAAGCCGCACCGAAAGTCAATCAGACTCTCAGTGAACATGGCGAGATCATTGTAGGGCGAATGGGGCTTCCTTTCCGTGAAAAAGATGTAAACGTCATCGGGCTTATCATAGAAGCCACTACCGATGAAGTCGGCGCTTTGACCGGAAAACTGGGCATGCTTGAAGGCGTTAAAGTTAAATCACTTCTCGTTTAA
- the hydG gene encoding [FeFe] hydrogenase H-cluster radical SAM maturase HydG: MNKIISSGTRQKTFINEDLIWSEMEKATDPAPSLVQEILLKARERQGLTPFEAAVLLKNTDKELDNEIFNTAMYIKKKIYGNRLVLFAPLYISNECVNQCAYCGFNAKNEDLDRRTLSSDEIRKEVEVLEDLGHKRLLLVYGEHPKYNAEWIAQTVRDVYAVTSEKSGEIRRVNINCAPLDVAGFKTLHDVGIGTYQCFHETYHQETYNKVHLAGKKTDYAYRLYAMHRAQEAGIDDVGMGALFGLFDPIFEVMGLLYHAQQLEKDCGVGPHTISFPRIEPAQNSELAFNPPYLSSDHNFKKIVAVLRLAVPYTGLILTTRENAEFRKELLEVGVSQISAGSRTYPGAYSDPEFDRPDVQQFCVGDSRSLDEVIHSLITAEKSYVPSWCTACYRLGRTGEHFMELAKTGFIQKFCLPNGLLTFKEYLEDYASEETKKAGNELIRKEIAGYPDADRKNLLTERMTRMEAGERDLYL; encoded by the coding sequence ATGAATAAAATCATCAGTTCAGGAACCAGGCAGAAAACTTTTATTAACGAAGATCTTATCTGGTCAGAAATGGAAAAAGCAACCGACCCTGCACCGTCACTGGTTCAGGAAATCCTTCTGAAGGCAAGAGAAAGACAGGGCCTTACACCTTTCGAAGCTGCAGTTCTGCTTAAAAATACTGACAAAGAACTTGATAATGAGATTTTCAATACCGCTATGTATATCAAGAAAAAGATATACGGTAACCGTCTGGTCCTTTTTGCTCCGCTTTATATTTCCAATGAATGTGTAAACCAGTGTGCTTATTGCGGATTCAATGCAAAAAATGAAGATCTTGATCGCAGAACCCTGAGTTCTGATGAAATCCGCAAAGAAGTTGAAGTGCTGGAAGATCTCGGTCACAAACGTCTGCTGCTGGTATACGGCGAACATCCTAAATATAACGCTGAATGGATCGCTCAGACTGTGCGTGACGTTTATGCCGTGACATCCGAAAAAAGCGGCGAAATCCGCCGGGTGAACATCAACTGTGCTCCGCTTGATGTAGCAGGCTTTAAAACACTTCATGACGTAGGTATCGGAACATATCAGTGTTTCCATGAAACCTATCATCAGGAAACATATAATAAAGTTCATCTGGCAGGTAAAAAAACGGATTATGCATACAGACTTTATGCCATGCACCGTGCTCAGGAAGCAGGCATAGATGATGTAGGAATGGGCGCATTGTTCGGTCTGTTTGACCCTATCTTTGAGGTTATGGGACTTCTTTACCATGCGCAGCAGCTTGAAAAGGACTGTGGTGTCGGCCCGCATACTATTTCATTTCCAAGAATTGAGCCTGCACAGAATTCAGAGCTGGCTTTTAATCCTCCTTATCTGTCTTCCGACCATAATTTTAAAAAGATCGTAGCCGTACTTCGTCTTGCTGTGCCTTATACCGGTCTGATTCTGACAACCCGTGAAAATGCAGAGTTCCGTAAAGAACTGCTTGAAGTCGGTGTTTCACAGATTTCCGCAGGTTCCAGAACATACCCCGGAGCATACAGCGATCCAGAATTTGACCGTCCTGATGTTCAGCAGTTCTGTGTCGGTGACAGCCGCAGTCTTGATGAGGTTATCCACAGCCTTATCACTGCCGAGAAGAGTTATGTCCCTTCATGGTGTACGGCCTGTTATCGTCTTGGACGTACCGGTGAACATTTTATGGAGCTTGCAAAAACAGGTTTTATCCAGAAATTCTGCCTGCCTAACGGGCTGCTGACTTTTAAAGAATATCTGGAAGATTACGCTTCCGAAGAAACAAAAAAAGCTGGTAATGAACTTATCCGTAAGGAAATAGCCGGATATCCTGATGCAGACCGTAAGAATCTGCTCACTGAAAGGATGACCCGTATGGAAGCCGGCGAAAGAGACCTTTACCTGTAG